In Fibrobacter sp. UWR3, one DNA window encodes the following:
- a CDS encoding deoxyguanosinetriphosphate triphosphohydrolase codes for MLRWETLLSATRYGHPADPDPNRSDYHRDYDRIVFSTAFRRLGRKTQVHPFSVNDHVHSRLTHSIEVSSVGRSLAITVFHLIKKYLPKYINEYQFGTIVQSACLAHDIGNPPFGHAGEAAIREWFRKNRQSAPLKDLSDKEMADFENFDGNAQGHRILSKLEYHFLDGGMRLTYATIGAMIKYPQLAKYGCPTSLFSTEADLYGITAETLGLPQIDNGKWVRHPLVYLMEAADDICYSILDVEDAIELGILSFGDVRDMFSYLCGPEINIDKEYEENGRNFRDFLSSIRGKAFQNIIDDVAVTFVKHYEEIMEGKLNSHLIDITKSDAMWGIRIAKRLGVERIYPDRRKTELEVGSYTTLATVLDAFINGVYDYRQNGRNSYRADRIVRLIGQAKIGQSVTAAEAYHQVLDFVTGMTDNYATYLARQIGGLAMGV; via the coding sequence ATGCTCAGATGGGAAACACTTTTATCCGCTACGCGTTACGGGCACCCGGCAGACCCGGACCCGAACCGCTCCGATTATCACAGGGATTACGACCGCATTGTTTTTTCAACGGCTTTCCGCAGGCTTGGCCGCAAGACACAGGTTCACCCGTTCTCGGTGAATGACCACGTGCATAGCCGCCTGACGCACAGTATCGAGGTCTCGAGCGTGGGGCGTAGCCTTGCGATTACGGTTTTCCACCTCATCAAGAAGTACTTGCCCAAGTATATCAACGAATACCAGTTCGGAACCATCGTGCAGTCGGCCTGCTTGGCTCACGATATCGGTAACCCGCCGTTCGGGCATGCGGGCGAGGCGGCTATCCGCGAGTGGTTCCGCAAGAACCGCCAGAGCGCTCCGCTGAAGGATTTGAGCGACAAGGAAATGGCGGACTTCGAGAATTTTGACGGCAACGCGCAGGGGCACCGCATATTGAGCAAGCTGGAGTACCACTTTCTCGATGGCGGAATGCGCCTTACCTACGCTACCATCGGCGCCATGATAAAGTACCCGCAACTGGCCAAGTACGGTTGCCCCACCAGTTTGTTCTCGACGGAGGCGGACCTCTACGGGATTACCGCCGAAACGCTTGGGCTCCCGCAGATAGATAATGGCAAGTGGGTGCGCCACCCGCTCGTTTACCTGATGGAAGCCGCCGACGATATCTGCTATTCCATCCTCGACGTGGAAGATGCCATTGAACTCGGGATTCTTTCGTTTGGCGATGTGCGCGACATGTTCAGCTACCTCTGCGGTCCCGAAATAAATATCGACAAGGAATACGAGGAAAACGGTCGCAACTTCCGCGACTTCCTCAGCAGTATTCGCGGAAAGGCTTTCCAGAACATTATAGACGACGTTGCCGTGACGTTCGTGAAGCACTATGAAGAAATCATGGAAGGCAAGCTCAACAGCCACCTGATAGATATCACGAAGTCCGATGCCATGTGGGGCATCCGCATTGCGAAGCGCCTAGGCGTGGAACGCATCTACCCGGACCGCCGCAAGACGGAACTTGAAGTCGGTAGCTACACGACTCTTGCGACCGTCCTTGACGCCTTTATCAACGGCGTTTACGATTACAGGCAGAACGGCAGGAATTCTTACCGTGCCGACCGCATCGTACGGCTTATCGGGCAGGCGAAAATCGGGCAGAGCGTGACCGCCGCCGAGGCCTACCACCAGGTGCTCGATTTTGTGACGGGCATGACGGACAACTACGCCACATACCTGGCGCGCCAGATTGGCGGCCTTGCGATGGGCGTGTAG